In a single window of the Streptomyces sp. NBC_00094 genome:
- a CDS encoding MFS transporter has protein sequence MTSERVQAVDADPRRWKALGVLALGLSMIVLDGTIVGVSLPVVIDALGLDFTDAQWVNSVYSVVFAALLIVSGRLGDRLGRRRLFIGGVVLFAFGSMLAADATSATSLIVGRVVQGIGGAGVLPATLSSVNTLFRGRERTIAFAIWGSVISGMAALGPLLGGWLTTSFTWPWIFLVNLPICVAVIVGTLLWVPETRARDGAEGFDIAGVVLSAGGFGLLVFALIEGQSYGWWEPLKDLHLLGLTWSTDAPVSPIPVCLAAGLLMLGAFVAVERRRAARGASVLVNLHLFDSRGFLWGNTAALLVALGEFGLLFVLPLYLVNVLGLSTLGAGVVLAVMALGAFLAGGLTEGLARRMPPVRIVRIGLALEAGFVALTAVVATAHTAPWLLALLLAGYGLGLGFASAQLTGTVLAEVRVEQSGQGSAVQSTARQVGSALGAAVIGGLLSLQLAHTLPDHVDEVPGIPPQVSSQLVEATRQSAGSAIDTLRAQGTDGPLGAATPAAVSALDDGFAEATRTTLFAASGFLALGLVAAFRIPGTRTARSTAAREAGGSAAPDPKDAAPAAER, from the coding sequence GTGACGTCCGAGCGAGTCCAAGCCGTGGATGCCGATCCCCGCCGATGGAAGGCCCTGGGCGTGCTCGCCCTGGGGCTCTCGATGATCGTTCTCGACGGCACCATCGTGGGTGTCTCGCTGCCGGTCGTCATCGACGCACTCGGCCTGGACTTCACCGACGCCCAGTGGGTGAACTCCGTCTACTCGGTGGTCTTCGCGGCCCTCCTCATCGTCTCGGGTCGGCTCGGGGACCGGCTCGGCCGACGCCGGCTGTTCATCGGCGGCGTGGTGCTGTTCGCGTTCGGCAGCATGCTCGCGGCGGACGCCACGTCCGCGACCTCGCTGATCGTCGGCCGGGTGGTGCAGGGCATCGGCGGCGCCGGCGTCCTGCCCGCGACGCTGTCCTCGGTGAACACCCTCTTCCGGGGCCGGGAGCGGACGATCGCCTTCGCCATCTGGGGATCGGTGATCTCGGGCATGGCCGCGCTCGGTCCGTTGCTCGGAGGCTGGCTGACGACCTCCTTCACCTGGCCGTGGATCTTCCTGGTCAACCTCCCGATCTGCGTCGCCGTCATCGTGGGCACCCTGCTGTGGGTGCCCGAGACCCGGGCGCGCGACGGAGCGGAGGGCTTCGACATCGCGGGCGTGGTGCTGAGCGCCGGGGGCTTCGGGCTCCTCGTCTTCGCGCTGATCGAGGGCCAGTCCTACGGCTGGTGGGAGCCACTGAAGGACCTTCACCTCCTCGGTCTCACCTGGAGCACCGACGCGCCCGTGTCGCCCATCCCCGTGTGCCTGGCAGCCGGGCTGCTCATGCTGGGCGCGTTCGTGGCCGTCGAGCGCCGCCGCGCGGCACGTGGCGCCTCGGTCCTGGTGAACCTCCATCTGTTCGACTCGCGCGGCTTCCTCTGGGGGAACACCGCGGCTCTGCTGGTCGCGCTCGGCGAGTTCGGGCTGCTGTTCGTCCTGCCGCTCTACCTGGTCAACGTCCTGGGCCTGAGCACCCTGGGCGCCGGTGTGGTCCTGGCGGTCATGGCCCTCGGCGCCTTTCTGGCCGGCGGGCTCACCGAGGGCCTGGCCCGGCGGATGCCGCCCGTGCGGATCGTCCGGATCGGGCTGGCCCTGGAAGCCGGCTTCGTCGCCCTGACGGCGGTCGTCGCCACCGCGCACACCGCACCCTGGCTTCTGGCGCTGCTCCTCGCCGGCTACGGGCTCGGCCTCGGGTTCGCCTCGGCCCAGCTGACCGGCACCGTCCTCGCGGAGGTGCGCGTGGAGCAGTCCGGGCAGGGTTCCGCCGTCCAGAGCACGGCCCGCCAGGTCGGCTCCGCCCTCGGCGCCGCCGTCATCGGAGGCCTGCTCTCCCTGCAGCTCGCCCACACCCTGCCCGACCATGTCGACGAGGTCCCCGGGATTCCCCCGCAGGTGTCGAGCCAGTTGGTGGAGGCGACGCGCCAGTCGGCGGGCTCTGCCATCGACACCCTGCGCGCGCAGGGGACCGACGGCCCGTTGGGTGCCGCGACTCCCGCCGCGGTGTCCGCCCTGGACGACGGCTTCGCCGAGGCGACCCGTACCACGCTCTTCGCCGCCTCCGGGTTCCTCGCCCTTGGCCTGGTCGCCGCGTTCCGCATCCCCGGCACCCGGACCGCCCGGAGCACCGCGGCGCGTGAGGCCGGCGGCTCGGCCGCCCCCGACCCCAAGGATGCCGCTCCCGCCGCAGAACGCTGA
- a CDS encoding universal stress protein: MGRVERERERPQGQAQGAGGGRGDGPGSVLVGADGSESALRAVEAAAHEARVRGARLTVVHAFIRRDGSGER; this comes from the coding sequence ATGGGACGGGTCGAGAGGGAGCGGGAAAGGCCGCAGGGCCAGGCGCAGGGCGCGGGCGGTGGGCGCGGCGACGGCCCCGGCTCCGTACTGGTCGGGGCGGACGGCTCCGAGTCCGCGCTGCGGGCCGTGGAGGCCGCCGCTCACGAGGCACGCGTACGCGGAGCGCGACTGACCGTCGTCCACGCCTTCATCCGGCGGGACGGCTCCGGGGAGCGGTGA
- a CDS encoding phosphoribosyltransferase family protein — protein MEFSDRTDAGRQLAARLDHLKGQDVVVLGLPRGGVPVAAQVADALGAPLDICLVRKLGVPYQPELAMGALGEGGVRVLNERVLRETGVGERDLAAVEKRESVELEQRTRRYRGGREPVPLDGRTVVIVDDGLATGATALAACRVVRAKGAARIVLAVPVAPHGWTTRLGGEADETVSVREPDFFYAIGQFYGDFSQTSDAEVLACLDRIRAVQGPVVRDWDVRIPATGATLAGRLAVPDGAAGIVLFAHGSGSSRHSPRNRSVADALNKAGLGTLLFDLLTEAEAVDRAHVFDTPLLAGRLVSATEWLAARPESAGLPLGYFGASTGAAAALWAAADPGSGVAAVVSRGGRPDLAGDRLAGVRAPTLLVVGGRDALVLDLNRRAQSLLRCENRLTVVEGATHLFEEPGALEEVAELATSWFAGHFRPQ, from the coding sequence ATGGAGTTCAGCGATCGCACCGACGCGGGCCGGCAGCTCGCCGCCCGTCTCGACCACCTCAAGGGGCAGGACGTCGTGGTCCTGGGCCTCCCGCGCGGCGGGGTTCCGGTGGCCGCGCAGGTCGCCGACGCGCTCGGCGCGCCCCTCGACATCTGTCTCGTGCGGAAGCTGGGGGTGCCGTACCAGCCGGAGCTCGCCATGGGCGCGCTCGGCGAGGGCGGTGTCCGGGTCCTCAACGAGCGGGTGCTGCGCGAGACCGGGGTGGGGGAGCGGGACCTCGCGGCCGTGGAGAAGCGCGAGAGTGTCGAGCTCGAACAGCGCACTCGTCGCTACCGGGGTGGCCGGGAGCCCGTGCCGTTGGACGGCAGGACGGTCGTCATCGTCGACGACGGGCTCGCCACGGGCGCCACGGCCCTGGCCGCCTGCCGGGTGGTCCGTGCCAAGGGGGCCGCGCGGATCGTCCTCGCGGTGCCGGTCGCGCCGCACGGCTGGACCACTCGCCTCGGGGGCGAGGCAGACGAGACCGTCAGCGTCCGCGAGCCCGACTTCTTCTACGCGATCGGCCAGTTCTACGGGGACTTCTCGCAGACGTCCGACGCGGAGGTGCTCGCCTGTCTCGATCGGATCCGGGCCGTGCAGGGGCCCGTCGTCCGGGACTGGGACGTGCGGATCCCGGCGACCGGGGCAACCCTCGCCGGGCGGCTCGCCGTGCCCGACGGAGCGGCGGGCATCGTCCTGTTCGCCCATGGAAGCGGCAGCAGCCGGCACAGCCCGCGCAACCGGTCGGTCGCGGACGCCCTGAACAAGGCGGGCCTGGGAACGCTGCTGTTCGACCTGCTCACCGAGGCCGAGGCGGTCGACCGGGCGCATGTCTTCGACACCCCGCTCCTCGCCGGCCGACTCGTGAGCGCCACGGAGTGGCTGGCCGCCCGACCCGAGAGCGCCGGGTTGCCGCTCGGCTACTTCGGGGCGAGCACGGGCGCGGCCGCCGCGCTGTGGGCGGCGGCCGATCCGGGCTCCGGCGTCGCCGCCGTCGTCTCGCGCGGGGGCAGGCCCGACCTGGCGGGCGACCGCCTGGCCGGGGTGCGCGCCCCGACCCTCCTCGTGGTGGGCGGCCGGGACGCGCTCGTGCTGGACCTCAACCGGCGGGCGCAGTCACTGCTGCGCTGCGAGAACCGGCTGACCGTCGTGGAGGGCGCCACCCATCTCTTCGAGGAGCCAGGTGCCCTGGAGGAGGTGGCGGAGCTCGCCACCTCCTGGTTCGCGGGGCACTTCCGGCCTCAGTAG
- a CDS encoding LysM peptidoglycan-binding domain-containing protein, whose protein sequence is MPAHGKHRRPRRHTVSRGLALAGTGGVALALPLIVPATAGAETVSAAPKAATTAPTAAVAAPAALAAPSAPTAPAATRTYTVVSGDSLSLIARKKGIQGGWKSIYRANKAAVGDNPSLIHPGLELTIRRNSAKAAPAPENARKKSSATTDRASRSERRAAPATGTSGASAAQAAPAAAPAPAAAPAVQAAPAAATQYPDNLDGWIRESLAIMAQHGIPGSYDGILRNVMRESSGNPQAINLWDSNAAAGTPSKGLLQVIQPTFDAYHVPGTSTDLFDPVANITAACNYAADRYGSIDNVNGAY, encoded by the coding sequence ATGCCTGCTCACGGTAAGCACCGCCGCCCCCGCCGCCACACCGTCTCCCGTGGCCTCGCACTCGCAGGCACAGGCGGAGTCGCCCTCGCTCTGCCGCTGATCGTCCCCGCCACGGCCGGCGCCGAGACCGTCTCGGCCGCACCGAAGGCCGCCACGACCGCGCCGACCGCCGCTGTCGCGGCACCCGCGGCTCTCGCGGCACCGTCCGCGCCGACCGCGCCCGCCGCCACCCGCACGTACACCGTGGTGAGCGGCGACTCGCTTTCCCTGATCGCCCGGAAGAAGGGAATTCAGGGCGGCTGGAAGTCGATTTACCGGGCCAACAAGGCGGCCGTGGGTGACAATCCGTCACTCATTCACCCCGGTCTCGAACTGACGATTCGTCGGAATTCCGCGAAGGCCGCCCCCGCGCCGGAGAACGCCCGGAAGAAGAGCTCCGCCACGACCGACCGCGCGAGCCGCTCCGAGCGCCGCGCGGCCCCGGCCACCGGTACGTCGGGCGCCTCCGCGGCGCAGGCCGCCCCCGCCGCCGCCCCCGCCCCCGCCGCCGCCCCCGCCGTCCAGGCGGCCCCGGCGGCCGCCACCCAGTACCCCGACAACCTCGACGGCTGGATCCGGGAGTCGCTGGCCATCATGGCGCAGCACGGCATCCCCGGTTCGTACGACGGAATCCTCCGCAACGTCATGCGCGAGTCCTCGGGCAACCCCCAGGCCATCAACCTCTGGGACTCCAACGCCGCGGCCGGCACCCCCTCGAAGGGCCTGCTCCAGGTGATCCAGCCGACCTTCGACGCCTACCACGTGCCGGGCACGTCCACCGACCTGTTCGACCCGGTCGCCAACATCACGGCCGCCTGCAACTACGCGGCCGACCGCTACGGCTCCATCGACAACGTCAACGGGGCCTACTGA
- a CDS encoding phosphocholine-specific phospholipase C — protein MLPISRRGFVGIGAGLVAGAALPPVQASAAASTATGTLTDVRHVVILMQENRSFDHYFGTLRGVRGFGDRAAGNLPGGWGMFHQPNWGGRQYPWKLSDTPPAGGMDGEALAQCNGDLPHSWNSQHAAWNKGRMDNWVTGVGNTRTLGHLDRGDIPFHHALADHYTVCDAYFCSALSATGPNRTFLWSGKIDASSKDGGDESGLTWETYAEALQRAGVSWKVYQNAQDNYGDNGLAYFKKFTDARPGDPLYDRGMGSVPKVTGSTPDDIAAAIRADVVAGTLPQVSWVVASEAFSEHPYAPPGDGAHFVDLVYRALAADAEVFDSTVMILNYDENDGFFDHVPPPVAPPGTPGEYLDGAPIGLGFRVPMVVMSPWTRGGWVSSEVFDHTSVLRFMETWTAALGTPATCPNISAWRRRVTGDLTSVFDFAHPVYGVPAGLPSTAKVIGQATCGPLPNPAPQNNALPAQESGTRPARALPYQVNGNLDRFEFGSAGKILAWFSMTNQGAEAKRAAHFSIHPHQHRDTAAWQYTVDPGGTASDYFNIGLGHGSGKYDISMMGPNRFLRRFIGDASKAGKAVEVAARFAPEAGSGRTALWLKMTNTSAGPVTFTIRSNAYRSDGPWTYTVPANSSREDYFNAVAYNGGWYDFTILADIDGTWSRRYTGHIESGAPSVTG, from the coding sequence ATGCTTCCCATCAGCCGCAGGGGATTCGTCGGGATCGGCGCGGGGCTCGTCGCCGGGGCGGCGCTGCCGCCCGTCCAGGCGTCGGCCGCCGCGAGCACCGCCACCGGCACGCTCACCGACGTCCGGCACGTGGTGATCCTCATGCAGGAGAACCGCAGCTTCGACCACTACTTCGGCACGCTGCGCGGGGTACGGGGCTTCGGCGACCGCGCCGCGGGCAATCTGCCCGGCGGCTGGGGCATGTTCCACCAGCCCAACTGGGGCGGCCGGCAGTACCCGTGGAAGCTCAGCGACACCCCGCCCGCCGGTGGCATGGACGGCGAGGCCCTCGCCCAGTGCAACGGCGACCTGCCGCACAGCTGGAACTCACAGCACGCGGCCTGGAACAAGGGCCGCATGGACAACTGGGTCACGGGCGTCGGCAACACGCGGACGCTCGGTCACCTGGACCGCGGGGACATCCCGTTCCACCACGCGCTCGCCGACCACTACACGGTCTGCGACGCGTACTTCTGCTCGGCGCTCAGCGCCACCGGCCCGAACCGGACGTTCCTGTGGAGCGGGAAGATCGACGCCTCCAGCAAGGACGGCGGCGACGAGTCGGGGCTGACCTGGGAGACGTACGCCGAGGCGCTCCAGCGCGCCGGGGTGAGCTGGAAGGTCTACCAGAACGCGCAGGACAACTACGGCGACAACGGCCTCGCGTACTTCAAGAAGTTCACCGACGCCCGCCCCGGCGACCCTCTGTACGACCGGGGCATGGGCTCGGTCCCCAAGGTCACCGGTTCGACCCCGGACGACATCGCCGCCGCGATCCGCGCCGACGTCGTGGCGGGCACGCTGCCGCAGGTGTCGTGGGTGGTGGCGAGCGAGGCGTTCTCCGAGCACCCCTACGCCCCGCCCGGGGACGGCGCGCACTTCGTCGACCTCGTCTACCGCGCGCTGGCGGCCGACGCCGAGGTCTTCGACTCGACGGTGATGATCCTCAACTACGACGAGAACGACGGGTTCTTCGACCACGTGCCGCCGCCGGTGGCCCCGCCCGGGACCCCGGGCGAGTACCTCGACGGCGCGCCGATCGGGCTGGGCTTCCGCGTCCCGATGGTTGTCATGTCCCCGTGGACCCGGGGTGGTTGGGTGAGCTCGGAGGTCTTCGACCACACCTCCGTCCTGCGCTTCATGGAGACCTGGACGGCGGCCCTCGGTACACCGGCCACCTGCCCGAACATCAGCGCCTGGCGGCGCCGGGTGACGGGCGACCTGACGAGCGTCTTCGACTTCGCCCACCCCGTGTACGGAGTGCCCGCCGGCCTCCCGTCCACGGCGAAGGTGATCGGCCAGGCCACCTGCGGCCCGCTGCCGAACCCGGCGCCCCAGAACAACGCGCTGCCCGCCCAGGAGTCCGGCACCCGCCCGGCGCGCGCCCTGCCGTACCAGGTGAACGGCAACCTCGACCGGTTCGAGTTCGGGTCCGCGGGCAAGATCCTGGCCTGGTTCTCGATGACGAACCAGGGGGCCGAAGCCAAGCGGGCGGCGCACTTCTCCATCCACCCGCACCAGCACCGCGACACGGCGGCCTGGCAGTACACCGTCGACCCGGGCGGCACGGCCTCCGACTACTTCAACATCGGGCTGGGACACGGCTCCGGGAAGTACGACATCTCGATGATGGGCCCCAACCGCTTCCTGCGGCGTTTCATCGGTGACGCGTCCAAGGCGGGCAAGGCCGTGGAGGTCGCGGCCCGGTTCGCGCCCGAGGCAGGGTCGGGCCGGACGGCCCTGTGGCTGAAGATGACCAACACCTCGGCCGGACCGGTGACCTTCACGATCCGCTCGAACGCCTACCGCTCGGACGGGCCGTGGACGTACACGGTTCCGGCGAACTCCAGCCGCGAGGACTACTTCAACGCGGTGGCCTACAACGGCGGCTGGTACGACTTCACGATCCTCGCCGACATCGACGGCACCTGGTCGCGTCGGTACACGGGTCACATCGAGTCCGGAGCCCCGAGCGTCACCGGCTGA
- a CDS encoding SpoIIE family protein phosphatase, which yields MRGLPRRAHPDCVTSHGTSGPGPAGGPGRPSGTGAAHGPPSGVLTRTLAEAALRAIEAVGGYAGGVYLRSETPGLLRLAVLVGLPGPLFRPWWRMHVNRPFPVAEVHRSGQAVQLADVEDTMRRFPQFVASLPFPFASLYAPVVAGRERFGVLVALRSPSPGEDVSARDRKRMTADALRLGTTLSALSELGTATTWRGDPVCVQLSAGAAPPVRFGSFDWDLDSGTVTMDVGLREILGTGVASPCSIEVLTSRLDAEDAYALWAAALQATGTDGRPAVRRIRLKGPDGGLHLLEVSARTRQDPPKAPEPPDGSPAPGAPDTPDAPAPAAGPPHAGDRLAGTLVDLGTGLVGSDATDRLPRAILAIDRLGRITYLNERTERLLGRPRGALAGRPLWEALPWFGLPFHEEQLRASLLSDDPVRFLARPGRGRWLSVSLYPGRDGVTMVLVPADDPVRLSPDTGTGTATSTGAATSTEPDKDKDADADADADRRIVPPDPGVDDEPADRGDRAAALYRPVALAIALSEAVTARQVSAVVTEELLPAFGGRQLAIYLLSDRRLYLAWETGFPTGFLEPFDGVALDSRMPGVDTLTSGRPLFFESMEQLRLAYPGLPLDAHAGARAFLPLIASGRPVGSCILGFDRPRAFSSEERTVLTALAGLIAQALSRAQRYDTESAVARGLQDALLPHRLPVRDGVETVGRYLPGTEGMDVGGDWYDVIEAGQGRLALVIGDVQGHGVAAAATMGQLRSAVRAFALGGHRPQDVMRGTNRLLIDLDPGQFASCCYVLLDPLTGEVRAVRAGHPQPLLLRPDGTALPVELAGGVVLGVDARASYPVTRFRLAPGAVLALFTDGLIERPGTDIDEGIERLRQALAATGSMPLPDAADRLIREARQATARPDDIALLLAARWPDTR from the coding sequence ATGCGGGGCCTTCCTCGACGGGCGCATCCTGACTGTGTGACCTCGCACGGCACGTCCGGCCCCGGCCCGGCGGGCGGTCCTGGGCGTCCGTCCGGGACCGGGGCTGCCCACGGGCCCCCTTCGGGCGTGCTGACGCGGACGCTGGCGGAGGCGGCGCTGCGGGCGATCGAGGCCGTGGGCGGGTACGCGGGCGGGGTGTACCTGCGTTCCGAGACGCCGGGGCTGCTGCGGCTCGCGGTCCTCGTGGGTTTGCCGGGGCCGTTGTTCCGCCCGTGGTGGCGGATGCATGTGAACAGGCCGTTCCCCGTGGCCGAGGTCCACCGCTCGGGGCAGGCCGTCCAGCTCGCCGACGTCGAGGACACGATGCGGCGGTTCCCCCAGTTCGTGGCGAGCCTGCCGTTCCCCTTCGCCTCGCTGTACGCGCCCGTCGTCGCGGGCCGGGAACGCTTCGGGGTGCTCGTGGCGCTGCGCTCGCCGAGCCCGGGCGAGGACGTGAGCGCGCGCGACCGGAAGCGGATGACCGCCGACGCCCTGCGCCTCGGCACGACGCTGTCCGCCCTGTCGGAGCTCGGGACGGCGACCACGTGGCGCGGCGACCCGGTGTGCGTGCAGCTGTCCGCCGGGGCCGCGCCGCCGGTTCGGTTCGGTTCCTTCGACTGGGACCTGGACTCCGGCACGGTCACGATGGACGTCGGGCTGCGGGAGATCCTCGGGACCGGGGTGGCCTCGCCCTGCTCGATCGAGGTACTGACCTCACGGCTGGACGCGGAGGACGCGTACGCGCTGTGGGCGGCTGCCCTGCAGGCGACGGGGACGGACGGGCGCCCTGCGGTGCGCAGGATCCGGCTGAAGGGCCCGGACGGCGGGCTGCACCTCCTCGAAGTGTCCGCCAGGACCCGTCAGGACCCGCCGAAGGCCCCGGAGCCACCGGACGGGTCACCTGCGCCGGGCGCGCCGGACACTCCAGACGCCCCGGCCCCGGCCGCAGGCCCTCCCCATGCCGGCGACCGGCTCGCGGGCACGCTCGTCGACCTGGGGACGGGCCTCGTCGGCTCGGACGCCACGGACCGGCTGCCCCGGGCGATCCTGGCGATCGACCGGCTGGGCCGGATCACGTACCTCAACGAACGTACGGAGCGGCTGCTCGGGCGGCCGCGCGGCGCGCTCGCGGGGCGGCCCCTGTGGGAGGCCCTGCCCTGGTTCGGTCTCCCCTTCCACGAGGAGCAGCTCCGCGCCTCGCTGCTCTCCGACGACCCCGTGCGCTTCCTGGCCCGTCCGGGACGGGGCCGGTGGCTTTCGGTCTCGCTGTATCCGGGTCGGGACGGCGTGACGATGGTCCTGGTTCCGGCGGACGACCCCGTGCGGCTCTCCCCGGACACGGGCACAGGCACAGCCACGAGCACGGGGGCGGCCACAAGCACGGAACCGGACAAGGACAAGGACGCGGACGCGGACGCGGACGCGGACAGGCGTATCGTCCCTCCGGACCCGGGCGTGGACGACGAGCCCGCCGATCGCGGCGACCGGGCGGCTGCCCTGTACCGGCCGGTGGCGCTGGCGATCGCCCTCTCGGAGGCGGTGACGGCCCGCCAGGTGTCGGCCGTGGTGACGGAGGAGCTGCTGCCGGCCTTCGGCGGGCGACAGCTGGCGATCTATCTGCTGAGCGACCGGCGCCTGTACCTGGCCTGGGAGACCGGCTTCCCGACCGGTTTCCTCGAACCCTTCGACGGTGTCGCACTGGACTCCCGCATGCCGGGCGTGGACACACTGACGAGCGGTCGGCCGCTGTTCTTCGAGTCGATGGAACAGCTCAGGCTGGCGTACCCCGGGCTGCCGCTCGACGCGCACGCGGGCGCGCGTGCCTTCCTGCCGCTGATCGCCTCGGGACGGCCGGTGGGTTCCTGCATCCTCGGCTTCGACCGTCCGCGCGCTTTCAGCTCGGAGGAGCGGACCGTGCTCACCGCCCTGGCCGGCCTGATCGCGCAGGCGCTGTCGCGGGCACAGCGGTACGACACGGAGTCGGCGGTCGCGCGGGGGCTGCAGGACGCACTGCTCCCGCACCGGCTGCCGGTGCGGGACGGGGTGGAGACGGTGGGCCGCTATCTGCCGGGCACCGAGGGCATGGACGTGGGCGGCGACTGGTACGACGTGATCGAGGCGGGCCAGGGCCGGCTCGCCCTGGTGATCGGCGACGTACAGGGGCACGGCGTGGCGGCCGCGGCGACTATGGGGCAGCTGCGCAGCGCGGTGCGGGCGTTCGCGCTGGGCGGTCATCGGCCGCAGGACGTCATGCGGGGCACCAACCGCCTTCTCATCGACCTGGACCCCGGGCAGTTCGCGAGTTGCTGCTACGTCCTGCTCGACCCCCTTACGGGAGAGGTGCGGGCGGTACGGGCCGGGCATCCGCAGCCGCTGCTGCTGCGCCCGGACGGGACGGCGCTGCCGGTGGAGCTGGCGGGCGGGGTGGTGCTGGGGGTCGACGCCCGGGCCTCGTACCCGGTCACTCGCTTCCGGCTCGCGCCCGGAGCCGTACTCGCGCTGTTCACCGACGGGCTGATCGAGCGGCCCGGCACGGACATCGACGAGGGGATCGAACGCCTGCGGCAGGCGCTCGCCGCGACGGGATCGATGCCGCTCCCGGACGCGGCGGACCGGCTGATCCGGGAGGCCCGGCAGGCCACGGCCCGACCGGACGACATCGCGCTGCTCCTCGCGGCCCGCTGGCCGGACACCCGCTGA
- a CDS encoding DeoR/GlpR family DNA-binding transcription regulator, translating to MSKHERWNTLLELLAASGKVEVEEAATTLAVSAATIRRDLDELAEQQLLVRTRGGAVAHGVSYELPLRYKSARHASEKQRIAAATADLVAPGEVVGLNGGTTTTEVARALALRFASGRPEGPGAVAAGPALTVVTNALNIAGELAVRPQIKIVTTGGVARPQTYELVGPLTVGVLNEVVLDVVVLGVDGVDPELGVMAHQEDEASISRLFAERSSRVVVVTDSSKMGRRAFARICGLDRIDLLVTDTGISAEAVAQLTEAGVEVLTV from the coding sequence ATGTCCAAGCACGAGCGGTGGAACACGCTCCTGGAGTTGCTGGCGGCCTCGGGGAAGGTCGAGGTGGAGGAGGCGGCGACCACGCTGGCCGTATCCGCCGCCACGATCCGCCGGGACCTCGACGAACTCGCCGAGCAGCAGCTGCTCGTACGGACCCGGGGCGGGGCGGTCGCCCACGGCGTGTCGTACGAACTGCCGCTCCGGTACAAATCGGCGCGGCACGCCTCCGAGAAGCAGCGGATCGCCGCGGCGACGGCCGATCTCGTCGCGCCGGGGGAGGTCGTCGGGCTCAACGGCGGTACGACGACGACGGAGGTGGCGCGGGCGCTCGCGCTGCGGTTCGCGAGCGGCAGGCCGGAGGGGCCGGGCGCGGTCGCGGCCGGGCCGGCGCTGACGGTCGTCACCAACGCGCTGAACATCGCCGGCGAGCTCGCGGTGCGGCCACAGATCAAGATCGTCACGACGGGCGGGGTGGCGCGTCCGCAGACGTACGAGCTGGTCGGACCGCTGACCGTCGGCGTCCTCAACGAGGTCGTGCTCGACGTCGTGGTCCTCGGGGTCGACGGAGTCGACCCCGAACTGGGCGTCATGGCCCACCAGGAGGACGAGGCGAGCATCAGCCGGCTCTTCGCCGAGCGGTCGAGCCGGGTCGTCGTCGTCACCGACTCCTCCAAGATGGGCCGCCGGGCGTTCGCCCGCATCTGCGGCCTGGACCGGATCGACCTCCTGGTCACGGACACCGGCATCTCGGCGGAGGCGGTGGCGCAGCTCACCGAGGCGGGGGTGGAGGTCCTCACCGTCTGA
- a CDS encoding alpha/beta fold hydrolase, with product MTGRVLPYDVQGEGPGRALVLHNWFGDRTSFAPLRAHLDDTAGTYAFVDCRGYGEARDVEGAYTMEEVAADALAVADDLGWESFSVIGHSMGGKAAQLMLLDAPDRIRSIVGISPVSAAGFPLDGATWELFAGAAESPANRRAIIDNTTGSRYDDAWLSALVDRSVNRSSATAFRAYLDSWSGPDFHERVRDNPTPVLLVVGAHDPALGTEAMEATWLRWYPNARLEVLKDAGHYAPEETPQALAEAIEAFLAA from the coding sequence ATGACGGGCCGGGTTCTTCCGTACGACGTTCAAGGCGAAGGTCCAGGGCGGGCCCTCGTCCTCCACAACTGGTTCGGTGACCGGACCAGCTTCGCGCCGCTCCGCGCCCACCTCGACGACACCGCGGGCACGTACGCCTTCGTCGACTGCCGGGGCTACGGCGAGGCCCGTGACGTCGAGGGCGCCTACACGATGGAGGAGGTCGCCGCCGACGCCCTCGCCGTCGCCGACGACCTCGGCTGGGAGTCGTTCTCCGTCATCGGCCACTCGATGGGCGGCAAGGCGGCCCAGCTGATGCTGCTGGACGCGCCCGACCGGATCCGCTCGATCGTCGGTATCTCGCCCGTCTCCGCCGCCGGGTTCCCGCTCGACGGGGCGACCTGGGAGCTCTTCGCGGGCGCCGCCGAGTCACCGGCGAACCGGCGCGCGATCATCGACAACACCACCGGCAGCCGGTACGACGACGCATGGCTGAGCGCGCTCGTGGACCGCTCCGTCAACCGCTCCTCGGCGACGGCCTTCCGCGCCTACCTGGACTCCTGGTCCGGCCCGGACTTCCACGAGCGCGTCCGCGACAACCCGACCCCCGTCCTGCTCGTCGTCGGCGCCCACGACCCGGCGCTCGGTACGGAGGCGATGGAGGCGACCTGGCTGCGCTGGTACCCCAACGCGCGCCTCGAGGTGCTCAAGGACGCGGGCCACTACGCGCCCGAGGAGACCCCGCAGGCCCTCGCCGAGGCCATCGAGGCCTTCCTCGCCGCCTGA